The following are encoded in a window of Methanosarcinales archaeon genomic DNA:
- a CDS encoding DUF5615 family PIN-like protein codes for MRFLVDECTGPAVARWLIEQHHDVISVFDEIRGANDKEVIRIASEPDRILITNDKDFGELVFREKKQHKGVIILRLEDERGANKIAVLKNVLEKYENSLPEHFFVVTETTVRITGKP; via the coding sequence ATGCGGTTCCTTGTGGATGAATGCACAGGACCTGCAGTTGCGCGGTGGCTAATCGAGCAACATCATGATGTAATTTCTGTATTTGATGAAATCAGGGGTGCAAATGATAAAGAGGTTATCCGGATAGCCAGCGAGCCAGACCGCATTCTGATCACAAATGATAAAGACTTTGGCGAGCTTGTTTTTCGAGAGAAAAAGCAACATAAAGGTGTAATCATTTTACGTCTTGAAGATGAGCGGGGTGCCAATAAAATTGCTGTACTTAAGAATGTGCTTGAAAAATATGAAAACTCCCTTCCCGAACATTTCTTTGTTGTTACAGAAACTACAGTCAGAATAACAGGAAAACCGTGA
- a CDS encoding DUF433 domain-containing protein, whose protein sequence is MKGEKLLKRIILDPGIMKGKPVIRGTRLTVQFILGLLAHGASEEEILEEYKGLTREDIKACLLFATQSLEDTTFMPLKAEA, encoded by the coding sequence ATGAAAGGTGAAAAATTGCTTAAACGCATCATTCTTGACCCCGGTATCATGAAAGGAAAACCTGTGATCAGGGGAACAAGACTTACAGTGCAATTTATCCTGGGATTACTAGCGCACGGTGCTTCTGAAGAGGAGATCCTTGAAGAATACAAAGGATTGACCAGGGAAGACATAAAAGCATGTTTGCTCTTTGCTACACAATCCCTTGAAGACACCACATTTATGCCTCTGAAAGCAGAGGCTTGA